One region of Limnospira fusiformis SAG 85.79 genomic DNA includes:
- a CDS encoding adenylate/guanylate cyclase domain-containing protein: MRLFIIPPIPKLSLRLVLIVPFLLQITIAFGLTGWLSYRNRTRAMNDLATQLQVEVSNRIKQEMNTYLETPHLINQINVDAINQGLISIDNIPALERYLWTQLQQFPTASYIGMGMENGDYIGAGRYDDGSIEFDILADSTNRQLEKWLTDDQGNRTELVSSRDNYDPRVRPWYLVAVEAGKPVWSEIYGYFGSQALVVSANRPINDPEGNLLGVASSDLTLKRISEFLGTLEIGKTGQTFIVERNGYLVGTSTLEKTFITDEENRDTERILAAESSDIMTRETARYLANKLAYISQIDNHDHLSFYASSRREFVQVTPMIDPRGIDWLIVVVVPEADFMEQIHENTRITILLFMMALVLAIILGILTARWISEPILRLSEASSAIASGARNATASAELNQKVKVEKIRELGMLSESFNMMIQNLRDSFIALENTNRELEQRVLERTAALLQEKERSEELLLNVLPKPIADQLKANKKAIASAIEEVTILFADIVGFTPLSARMHPIDLVSLLNEMFSIFDHLAEKHKLEKIKTIGDAYMVVGGLPLPQDNHAEAIADMALEMQAAMKQFQGSYLVGSESFQIRIGINTGSVVAGVIGIKKFIYDLWGDAVNIASRMESSGTPGSIQVTEETYNRLKKNYIFKERGPIPVKGKGQMTTYWLLGKKPVVDISS, translated from the coding sequence ATGCGCTTATTTATTATTCCCCCCATACCCAAGTTATCTTTGCGTCTAGTCTTAATTGTCCCTTTTTTGCTACAAATTACCATAGCTTTCGGATTAACAGGATGGTTATCTTATCGGAATAGAACCCGCGCGATGAATGACCTAGCTACCCAGTTACAAGTTGAGGTTAGTAACCGGATTAAACAGGAAATGAATACCTATCTGGAAACTCCTCACTTGATTAATCAAATTAATGTTGATGCTATCAATCAAGGGTTAATTTCCATAGATAACATTCCCGCACTAGAACGCTATCTATGGACACAATTACAGCAGTTCCCCACCGCCAGCTATATTGGTATGGGTATGGAAAACGGGGATTATATTGGCGCGGGACGCTATGATGATGGTTCTATTGAATTTGATATTTTAGCTGATAGCACTAATCGTCAGTTAGAAAAATGGTTAACAGATGATCAGGGGAACCGAACTGAGTTGGTGAGTTCCCGGGATAATTATGATCCTAGAGTTAGACCTTGGTATCTGGTCGCGGTGGAGGCGGGTAAGCCGGTTTGGAGTGAGATTTATGGGTATTTTGGCTCCCAAGCCTTAGTGGTTTCTGCTAATCGACCAATTAATGATCCGGAAGGAAATTTACTAGGTGTAGCCAGCAGTGACCTAACTTTAAAGCGAATTAGTGAGTTTCTCGGTACCTTAGAAATTGGCAAAACCGGACAAACATTTATTGTGGAACGTAATGGTTATTTGGTGGGAACTTCTACCCTAGAAAAAACCTTTATTACTGATGAAGAAAATCGCGACACTGAAAGAATTTTAGCAGCGGAAAGCAGTGACATAATGACCAGAGAAACTGCCCGATATTTGGCTAATAAATTAGCTTATATTAGTCAAATAGATAATCACGATCACCTCAGTTTTTATGCTAGTAGTCGGCGAGAGTTTGTCCAGGTAACTCCCATGATTGACCCTAGGGGAATTGATTGGTTAATTGTGGTGGTGGTTCCCGAAGCGGATTTTATGGAACAGATCCATGAAAATACCCGCATCACAATTTTATTATTTATGATGGCGTTAGTGTTAGCGATAATTTTGGGTATTCTGACTGCTAGATGGATTAGTGAACCGATTTTACGCCTCAGTGAAGCCTCCAGTGCTATTGCTAGTGGCGCTCGTAATGCTACCGCTAGTGCTGAGTTAAATCAAAAGGTAAAAGTTGAGAAGATCCGAGAATTGGGGATGTTATCTGAATCCTTTAATATGATGATACAGAATTTGCGGGATTCATTTATTGCGCTAGAAAATACTAACCGAGAATTAGAACAACGGGTATTAGAAAGGACGGCGGCGCTGCTTCAAGAAAAGGAGCGATCGGAAGAGCTATTACTTAATGTTTTACCTAAGCCTATTGCAGACCAGTTGAAAGCCAATAAAAAAGCTATAGCTTCTGCTATTGAAGAAGTGACTATTTTATTTGCTGATATTGTGGGATTTACCCCGCTGTCCGCACGGATGCACCCCATTGATTTAGTGAGTTTACTTAATGAAATGTTTTCGATTTTTGATCACCTAGCCGAGAAACATAAATTAGAGAAGATTAAAACCATTGGCGATGCTTATATGGTGGTGGGAGGTTTACCACTACCGCAAGATAATCATGCGGAGGCGATCGCTGATATGGCTTTAGAAATGCAAGCAGCAATGAAGCAGTTTCAAGGTAGTTATTTAGTGGGTTCAGAATCCTTCCAAATTCGCATTGGTATCAATACCGGCTCCGTGGTAGCTGGGGTAATTGGGATTAAAAAATTTATTTATGATTTATGGGGAGATGCGGTTAATATTGCTTCCCGCATGGAATCATCAGGAACACCGGGTTCTATTCAAGTCACCGAGGAAACCTACAATCGCCTGAAGAAGAATTATATATTTAAAGAACGCGGTCCTATTCCGGTCAAAGGAAAAGGACAGATGACTACTTATTGGTTATTGGGGAAAAAACCAGTAGTAGATATTTCCTCATGA
- a CDS encoding CAP domain-containing protein — protein MTRNLMALASVGMGLILGYHFFPEVDFLSVVNPSSSVIASTRDIASLERQVHQQVNEYRQSRGLSPLQLDSRISNESRRHSEDMAAGRVRFSHDGSRERFDAIGSQIRFRQIAENLAYNSGYADPVKQAVKGWIDSPGHHKNMIGDYSLTGIGVARNAKGEYYFTQIFVRPR, from the coding sequence ATGACACGCAATTTAATGGCTTTGGCTTCTGTGGGAATGGGGTTAATCTTGGGTTATCATTTCTTCCCGGAAGTGGATTTTTTATCAGTTGTTAATCCCTCAAGTTCTGTGATTGCTTCTACCAGAGATATTGCTAGTTTGGAACGACAGGTTCATCAACAGGTGAATGAGTACCGCCAAAGCCGAGGTTTGTCACCTCTACAACTTGACTCTCGTATCAGTAATGAGTCTCGTCGTCATTCGGAGGATATGGCGGCGGGACGGGTTCGGTTTAGCCATGATGGTTCAAGAGAAAGGTTTGATGCGATCGGTAGTCAGATCCGCTTCCGCCAAATTGCTGAAAATCTTGCCTATAATTCTGGTTATGCTGATCCGGTAAAACAGGCGGTTAAGGGTTGGATTGATAGTCCGGGTCATCATAAAAATATGATCGGCGATTATTCTTTAACCGGAATTGGGGTGGCGAGGAATGCTAAGGGTGAGTATTATTTTACCCAGATTTTTGTCCGCCCTCGCTGA
- a CDS encoding class II aldolase/adducin family protein, whose product MTMIDEGVIKYQCNWIEAEPLASPVLGELMYWRDRLYSLGLIGVYDNGIGFGNVSVRVGNSREFIITGTQTGHLAHLTPQHYTLVYDFSWPENWITCRGPIKASSEALTHAAIYSHQPQITAIAHVHHPQIWQKLMFKVPTTNPNVPYGTPQMAEEMFRLFAVENLADQRILVMGGHEDGFLSFGQNLAEAGEVLLEWVNIYPTR is encoded by the coding sequence ATGACCATGATTGATGAAGGTGTTATCAAATATCAATGTAATTGGATAGAGGCTGAACCCTTAGCCTCACCCGTCTTAGGGGAGTTGATGTATTGGCGCGATCGCTTATATTCTTTAGGACTAATTGGAGTCTATGACAATGGCATTGGGTTTGGTAATGTCAGTGTGCGTGTGGGAAACTCCCGGGAATTTATCATCACCGGAACCCAAACCGGACACCTAGCCCATTTAACTCCCCAACATTATACCCTGGTTTACGATTTTAGTTGGCCGGAAAATTGGATCACCTGTCGCGGTCCGATTAAAGCCTCATCAGAAGCCTTAACCCATGCTGCCATATATAGCCATCAACCTCAAATTACGGCGATCGCCCATGTTCATCATCCCCAAATTTGGCAGAAATTGATGTTTAAAGTTCCTACCACTAACCCTAATGTTCCCTATGGAACCCCGCAAATGGCAGAGGAAATGTTCCGTTTATTCGCGGTGGAAAATCTAGCCGATCAGCGAATTTTAGTCATGGGAGGACATGAAGACGGCTTTTTGAGTTTTGGTCAGAATTTGGCAGAAGCTGGGGAAGTTCTGCTAGAATGGGTTAACATATATCCGACAAGATAA
- a CDS encoding DUF721 domain-containing protein translates to MNFESIDQIINTFADRIFTPEQQQFQLVVSHWPDVVGKSAQAHTRPITIYRNILQVATSSAAWTQELTFRRKQIVRHLNQWLCDPLHDIKFSTAQWSDGSNLLAAGALTETKETQQHPSTIPVNGEFGTIEQRGSEDVAAPKTPIAAWEIWASKIQRRSQHWPLCPRCQSPTPPGELQRWSVCHICFAELLTPDKCQDE, encoded by the coding sequence TTGAACTTTGAATCCATTGATCAGATTATAAATACCTTTGCTGACCGGATTTTCACCCCGGAACAACAGCAGTTTCAGCTAGTAGTTAGCCATTGGCCTGATGTGGTCGGAAAATCAGCACAGGCTCATACTCGACCCATAACGATTTACCGAAATATTCTGCAGGTAGCTACTTCTAGCGCGGCTTGGACTCAGGAGCTTACCTTCAGGCGTAAGCAAATTGTCCGACACCTAAATCAGTGGCTGTGTGATCCTTTGCATGATATCAAGTTTTCCACGGCTCAGTGGTCTGATGGGTCTAATCTTTTGGCGGCGGGTGCTTTGACGGAAACCAAGGAGACTCAACAACATCCCAGCACTATCCCGGTTAATGGGGAATTTGGGACTATTGAGCAGAGGGGATCTGAGGATGTGGCTGCACCGAAAACGCCGATCGCTGCTTGGGAAATTTGGGCCAGCAAAATCCAAAGGCGATCGCAACATTGGCCCCTATGTCCTCGATGTCAATCCCCCACCCCTCCCGGTGAACTACAACGCTGGTCTGTTTGCCACATTTGCTTTGCCGAACTCCTGACACCTGATAAATGCCAAGACGAATAG
- a CDS encoding DNA primase, whose amino-acid sequence MKISPEFAARLARLKSQEKIRVLVFLQVPPSNHQRSPRLSPEQRKAEMVATQKAAESSLNQIKPILNQYNGKLLAPSPSLLGTIPVEITVAGVYVLSQSNAVKSIIEDQDIN is encoded by the coding sequence ATGAAAATTAGCCCCGAATTTGCTGCTCGTTTGGCGCGTCTCAAGTCTCAGGAAAAAATCCGGGTTTTGGTTTTCCTCCAGGTTCCCCCATCAAATCATCAGCGATCGCCACGTCTATCTCCTGAACAGCGAAAAGCTGAAATGGTTGCTACACAAAAGGCGGCGGAAAGTTCCCTTAATCAGATTAAGCCTATTCTGAATCAGTATAATGGTAAATTACTCGCCCCAAGCCCTAGTTTACTGGGTACGATTCCCGTTGAAATAACTGTGGCTGGTGTTTATGTCCTTAGTCAATCTAATGCGGTTAAATCGATAATTGAGGATCAGGATATTAACTGA
- a CDS encoding RNA-guided endonuclease InsQ/TnpB family protein, with protein sequence MYPSPELNQVWRQWLAACRYCYNQAIALSRSGKRLSKLKLRNKVMQSDLPEWVKETPCHIRQNAIFDAYQALSASPDARFRSCRDSSQGIKFNNTNFSSGSWYPRLTKGLTFMVSEPIPKTCGQGTQLVFTKGRWFAIFPEPVAVTPTDATGVIALDPGVRTFITGFDGSRFLELGSGDIGRITRLCQHLDDLMSRIAKEPCRSRRRRMRQAAQRMRTKIRNLVDEAHKQIAHYLTHNYSIIFLPTFETSNMVAKAKRKIKSKTARAMLTWAHYRFKLTLRHQAEITGTTVVDVTEEYTSKTCTHCGHVHSQLGGSKVFRCPECGFTLPRDWNGAFGIFLKALRDTASVTLTGNSAIVALSGNSRINVA encoded by the coding sequence ATTTACCCCAGCCCCGAGCTAAATCAAGTCTGGCGCCAATGGCTGGCCGCTTGTCGGTATTGCTACAACCAAGCAATTGCATTATCTAGGAGTGGTAAACGACTAAGCAAGTTAAAGTTACGCAATAAAGTGATGCAGAGTGACTTACCCGAATGGGTCAAAGAAACACCCTGCCACATTCGGCAAAATGCCATCTTTGATGCCTATCAGGCTTTGAGCGCCAGTCCTGATGCCAGGTTTAGAAGTTGTCGTGACAGCTCTCAAGGGATTAAGTTCAATAATACTAATTTCTCTTCAGGGAGTTGGTATCCAAGACTAACGAAAGGATTAACTTTCATGGTTTCCGAACCCATCCCTAAAACTTGCGGGCAAGGGACTCAGTTGGTGTTTACCAAAGGTCGATGGTTTGCGATTTTCCCTGAACCAGTTGCCGTTACCCCAACTGACGCTACTGGCGTGATTGCATTAGACCCGGGTGTGCGAACTTTCATAACCGGGTTTGATGGTTCACGATTTCTGGAATTGGGCTCCGGGGATATTGGACGCATTACTAGGCTATGTCAACATTTGGATGATTTAATGAGCCGAATCGCCAAGGAACCCTGTCGTTCAAGGAGGCGACGGATGAGGCAAGCGGCTCAACGAATGAGAACCAAAATCCGCAATCTAGTTGATGAAGCCCACAAACAAATTGCTCACTACTTGACTCACAACTACAGCATAATTTTTCTGCCGACCTTCGAGACTTCCAACATGGTTGCCAAAGCCAAGCGGAAAATCAAATCCAAGACTGCCCGCGCCATGCTGACATGGGCGCATTATCGATTCAAACTAACCCTGAGACATCAAGCCGAGATAACTGGAACCACAGTTGTAGATGTGACGGAAGAATACACCAGCAAAACCTGTACTCACTGTGGTCATGTGCATTCCCAGCTAGGTGGCTCAAAAGTGTTCCGATGTCCTGAGTGCGGGTTCACTCTACCCAGGGACTGGAACGGTGCTTTTGGAATCTTTCTAAAAGCTTTGCGGGATACCGCCTCTGTTACCTTAACGGGTAATAGTGCTATCGTCGCATTGTCAGGCAATAGCCGGATAAATGTCGCGTAA
- a CDS encoding ribonuclease H-like domain-containing protein, with the protein MNDFQVCDRDLSDSRLSEFMAAEALAIDTETMGLLPGRDRLCLVQICDPKGQVVAIRIERGQREAPNLKTLLETANILKVFHFARFDVATLRHNLGIEVNPVFCTKIASKLARTYTGKHGLKDLIMELEGVELDKSSQSSDWGNAANLSENQLNYAANDVRYLLSAKDKLIQMLKREERWDLALDCFQCLPTIVTLDLMQFDDIFKH; encoded by the coding sequence ATGAATGATTTTCAGGTGTGCGATCGCGATTTGAGTGATTCTCGTCTTTCGGAGTTCATGGCAGCTGAGGCTTTGGCTATCGATACGGAAACTATGGGTTTATTACCTGGGCGCGATCGCCTCTGTTTGGTGCAAATTTGTGACCCGAAAGGACAGGTGGTGGCGATTCGGATTGAACGCGGACAAAGGGAAGCACCCAATTTAAAAACCCTTTTAGAAACTGCTAATATCCTCAAGGTTTTTCACTTCGCCCGGTTTGATGTCGCTACTTTGCGCCATAATCTGGGGATTGAAGTTAACCCAGTATTTTGTACTAAAATTGCCAGTAAATTAGCCAGAACTTATACTGGGAAACATGGCTTAAAAGATTTAATCATGGAATTGGAGGGGGTGGAATTAGATAAATCTTCTCAAAGTTCCGATTGGGGGAATGCTGCCAATTTATCGGAAAATCAGCTTAATTATGCAGCTAATGATGTGCGATATTTACTATCAGCTAAAGATAAGTTAATTCAGATGCTCAAGCGTGAGGAACGCTGGGATTTAGCCCTGGATTGTTTCCAATGTTTGCCGACTATTGTAACCTTAGATTTAATGCAGTTCGATGATATTTTTAAGCATTAG
- a CDS encoding RidA family protein, whose protein sequence is MKRQIICTNRAPAPVGPYSQAVIVNGMVFVSGQIAIDPESNQLIGSGDIEQQTKQVMANLEAILTAAKSSWSEVVKTTIFLKDMSHFSSVNEIYAKFFDSENAPARACVEVARLPKDVLVEIDCIATVSDS, encoded by the coding sequence ATGAAGCGTCAAATCATCTGCACCAATCGCGCCCCTGCTCCTGTGGGGCCTTATAGCCAAGCAGTGATCGTCAATGGTATGGTATTTGTGTCCGGCCAAATTGCGATCGATCCAGAAAGCAATCAACTCATCGGTTCAGGAGATATTGAACAACAGACCAAACAGGTAATGGCGAACCTAGAAGCCATCCTTACCGCCGCCAAAAGCAGTTGGTCAGAAGTAGTCAAAACCACCATTTTCCTCAAGGATATGAGCCATTTTAGCAGCGTAAATGAAATTTATGCAAAATTTTTCGATTCCGAAAATGCTCCCGCTCGTGCCTGCGTAGAAGTAGCCAGATTACCCAAAGATGTACTGGTAGAAATAGACTGCATTGCCACAGTATCTGACAGCTAA
- a CDS encoding DNA-directed RNA polymerase subunit omega: MQRRSIDSLEINRRAVQLFDAASNRYKITVQVAKRAKQCRYEDFDNFDDNLMKPVMRAIVEMSDELSQPEIIVDR, from the coding sequence ATGCAAAGACGTTCTATCGATTCTTTGGAAATTAATCGTCGCGCAGTACAACTTTTTGATGCTGCCTCTAACCGCTATAAAATTACTGTTCAGGTGGCTAAACGCGCCAAGCAGTGCCGCTACGAGGATTTTGATAATTTTGACGACAACCTGATGAAGCCAGTTATGCGGGCTATTGTGGAAATGTCCGATGAGTTAAGCCAACCGGAAATTATTGTCGATCGCTAA
- a CDS encoding excalibur calcium-binding domain-containing protein, which translates to MKRTLFAIIVGVLIAVTFLVVPPAVAATNAVTGGQGNPTTKPVVNQTARKRTDNLRAKCDPSYPDICIPPYPPDLNCKDISDRKFRVIGSDPHKFDRDRDGIGCEN; encoded by the coding sequence ATGAAACGGACGCTGTTTGCAATTATTGTAGGTGTGTTGATCGCGGTCACTTTTTTGGTAGTCCCGCCCGCAGTTGCTGCTACAAATGCGGTTACGGGAGGACAAGGTAACCCGACAACTAAGCCAGTTGTCAACCAGACAGCAAGGAAAAGAACAGACAATTTGCGGGCTAAATGTGACCCTTCCTATCCTGATATTTGCATCCCACCTTACCCACCAGACCTCAATTGTAAGGATATCTCAGATCGCAAGTTTCGGGTGATCGGTTCTGACCCCCATAAGTTCGATCGCGATCGAGATGGAATTGGCTGCGAGAATTAG
- the menB gene encoding 1,4-dihydroxy-2-naphthoyl-CoA synthase: MSIQWQTAKTYQDILYCKADGIAKITINRPDKRNAFRPKTVFELYDAFTDAREDQAIGVVLFTGAGPHTDGKYAFCSGGDQTVRGEAGYIDDIGVPRLNVLDLQRLIRSMPKVVIALVAGYAIGGGHVLHLICDLTIAADNAIFGQTGPKVGSFDGGFGASYMARVVGQKKAREIWFLCRQYNAQQALDMGLVNCVVPVDQLEAEGVTWALEILEKSPIAIRCLKSAFNADCDGQAGLQELAGNATLLYYMTEEGAEGKQAFLEKRKPDFRQYPWLP, translated from the coding sequence ATGTCCATTCAATGGCAGACCGCTAAAACTTACCAAGATATTCTTTATTGTAAGGCGGACGGAATCGCCAAAATTACCATTAACCGCCCGGATAAGCGCAATGCTTTTCGCCCGAAAACGGTATTTGAACTGTATGATGCTTTTACAGATGCCAGGGAAGATCAGGCGATCGGTGTGGTTCTGTTTACCGGGGCTGGTCCCCATACAGATGGCAAATATGCCTTTTGTTCCGGCGGCGATCAGACTGTGCGCGGAGAAGCTGGTTATATTGATGATATCGGTGTCCCCCGTCTCAATGTTCTCGACCTCCAACGCCTAATTAGATCAATGCCTAAAGTCGTTATCGCCCTGGTAGCAGGTTATGCGATCGGCGGTGGTCATGTTCTCCATCTCATTTGTGATTTAACTATAGCCGCCGATAACGCTATTTTTGGTCAAACTGGGCCGAAAGTTGGCAGTTTTGACGGCGGCTTTGGGGCGAGTTATATGGCTCGTGTTGTCGGTCAGAAAAAAGCGCGGGAAATTTGGTTTCTCTGTCGGCAGTATAATGCCCAACAAGCCTTAGATATGGGTTTAGTTAACTGTGTCGTTCCCGTTGATCAGCTTGAGGCTGAAGGGGTCACATGGGCGTTGGAGATTTTGGAAAAAAGCCCGATCGCTATTCGCTGTTTGAAATCCGCTTTCAATGCTGACTGTGATGGTCAGGCGGGGTTACAGGAGTTGGCAGGGAATGCCACTTTGTTGTATTATATGACTGAGGAAGGAGCCGAGGGAAAACAGGCGTTTTTGGAAAAACGAAAACCAGATTTTCGTCAGTATCCATGGCTTCCTTGA
- a CDS encoding DUF1818 family protein, with translation MDKILRKGVGWRLGWDPNASEFKGLVGGEGWAVELTEPELDDLCRLCGQLADTVSEIAAEIMDSERLACEAESDRLWVQLEGVPHAYSLEFILSNGRRCEGSWPPEAVPELLAAMKILKMF, from the coding sequence ATGGACAAAATTTTGAGAAAAGGGGTCGGCTGGCGGTTAGGCTGGGACCCCAACGCCTCGGAGTTTAAAGGGTTAGTCGGGGGAGAAGGATGGGCGGTTGAGTTAACGGAACCGGAATTAGATGATTTGTGTCGTCTGTGTGGACAACTCGCCGACACCGTTAGTGAAATAGCTGCGGAAATTATGGACTCCGAACGCCTCGCCTGTGAAGCTGAAAGCGATCGCCTTTGGGTACAGCTAGAAGGCGTACCCCACGCCTACAGCCTAGAGTTTATCCTTAGTAACGGGCGGCGCTGTGAGGGCAGTTGGCCGCCGGAGGCAGTCCCGGAACTCCTGGCCGCCATGAAAATTTTAAAAATGTTCTAA
- a CDS encoding PspA/IM30 family protein produces the protein MQLLNQVWQMVGSHVSRLFNQTKDPDQLLKEAIDQMQSDLVQLRQIIADTRSTQKQIEQDYIDAEKSAQEWHKRAQLGLKKGSESVAREALIRRKSYLHTASQMQEQLQIQQQILAQLKSNLRELSERAANAKTQRDLYRSRSYSLEAYQRLNEMEESLDYTRIIDRLEERAIELEVRSQELISRGDEYNYDNYSDAEIEAELNAMKAQIRWRSH, from the coding sequence ATGCAACTCCTGAATCAAGTTTGGCAGATGGTTGGCTCCCATGTTAGCCGCCTATTTAACCAAACTAAAGATCCTGACCAACTGCTCAAGGAAGCTATAGACCAAATGCAGTCAGATCTAGTTCAACTACGACAGATCATAGCTGATACCCGTAGCACCCAAAAACAAATAGAACAGGATTATATTGATGCTGAAAAAAGTGCCCAGGAGTGGCACAAAAGGGCTCAGTTGGGTCTGAAAAAGGGTTCTGAATCGGTAGCACGGGAGGCTCTAATTAGAAGGAAATCTTACTTACATACAGCTAGTCAGATGCAAGAACAGTTGCAGATACAGCAACAAATTTTGGCACAACTTAAATCTAATTTACGAGAACTCTCGGAGCGTGCAGCTAATGCTAAAACTCAGCGGGATCTGTATCGGTCTAGATCCTATTCTCTGGAGGCTTACCAACGTTTGAATGAAATGGAGGAAAGCCTTGATTATACTAGGATTATAGACCGCCTTGAGGAGCGAGCTATTGAATTAGAAGTGCGATCGCAAGAATTAATCAGCCGGGGAGATGAATACAACTATGATAACTATTCTGATGCCGAAATTGAAGCTGAGTTAAATGCTATGAAAGCTCAAATCCGATGGCGATCGCATTGA
- a CDS encoding S8 family serine peptidase — protein MTINPKISPAFAPFLSNTDPQGKQDAIVIFQGQYPTNIAPRDSQQRFNTIQQTATSHQAEVSKLAASYKSAVGQNFNVSAIGSGALPIATVEVTAETLPALVEQPGVVVVLPNQKIKLIEPSAIDYQQLRRQEENNKLTWGLELLEIPKMWEKTKGKGVTVSVLDTGVHGDHPALKDRVKGFVVIDPLGRRITATPSFDGGNHGTHVCGTVAGGKTESGVSIGVAPEADLLAGGVLIGNATLRTLIEGISWSIENGADVINMSLGMSYYEPLFAQVFDMLINQYDVLPVVAVGNENHGNTSCPGNAHNAFSIGAVEMLPNSELGITFFSSGASLVFPDDAPNRLVTKPDVSAPGAQVYSAVPPTKQANGSFEYTYMDGTSMATPHVAGVVALLLAAQPDVPVSKIVEVLRETAEHPGGEQMRPDNRWGWGLIKPWEALQALK, from the coding sequence ATGACCATTAACCCCAAAATTTCACCAGCTTTTGCTCCGTTTTTATCCAACACCGACCCCCAAGGGAAACAAGATGCGATCGTAATTTTCCAGGGACAATACCCCACAAATATCGCGCCGCGTGACTCTCAACAAAGATTTAATACTATCCAGCAAACGGCCACCAGTCACCAAGCCGAAGTTAGTAAACTAGCAGCCAGTTATAAAAGTGCTGTCGGTCAAAACTTCAATGTATCTGCTATTGGTTCAGGTGCATTACCCATTGCTACAGTAGAAGTGACCGCAGAGACTTTACCAGCTTTAGTGGAACAGCCAGGAGTGGTAGTGGTTTTACCCAACCAAAAAATCAAATTAATTGAACCTAGCGCCATTGACTATCAACAATTACGGAGACAGGAAGAAAACAACAAATTAACCTGGGGATTAGAACTCTTAGAAATTCCCAAAATGTGGGAAAAAACCAAAGGGAAAGGAGTTACAGTATCCGTTCTCGATACGGGAGTACATGGAGATCATCCAGCCTTAAAAGACCGGGTGAAAGGGTTTGTAGTCATCGACCCTTTAGGGCGACGAATTACCGCTACCCCTTCCTTTGACGGTGGAAATCATGGAACCCACGTTTGTGGTACTGTGGCTGGTGGTAAAACGGAAAGTGGGGTTTCAATTGGTGTCGCCCCAGAAGCTGACTTACTGGCGGGAGGGGTTCTGATTGGTAATGCCACCCTGCGAACCTTAATTGAGGGTATTTCCTGGTCAATTGAGAATGGGGCAGATGTGATTAATATGTCCTTGGGTATGAGTTACTATGAGCCTCTGTTTGCTCAGGTTTTCGATATGCTGATCAATCAATATGATGTTCTCCCAGTGGTGGCGGTCGGTAACGAAAATCATGGTAATACTAGCTGTCCAGGAAATGCTCATAATGCTTTCTCTATCGGCGCGGTGGAAATGCTCCCTAATTCTGAACTGGGAATTACATTTTTTAGCAGTGGCGCAAGTTTAGTATTTCCAGATGATGCTCCTAACCGCTTAGTGACTAAGCCTGATGTATCAGCCCCTGGGGCTCAGGTTTATTCGGCTGTTCCTCCCACTAAACAGGCTAATGGGTCTTTTGAGTATACTTATATGGATGGTACATCTATGGCGACTCCCCACGTGGCTGGAGTGGTGGCGCTATTGTTAGCTGCACAACCTGATGTTCCGGTGAGTAAAATTGTGGAAGTGTTGCGAGAAACCGCCGAACATCCTGGGGGAGAACAAATGCGCCCGGATAACCGTTGGGGATGGGGGTTAATTAAGCCCTGGGAAGCTCTACAAGCTCTGAAATAG